Within the Bacteroidota bacterium genome, the region GAAAAGTGTAATTCAAAGTCCATTGTTTGATTTTTAAAATCAAACAACAAACTTTTTTCATTCCCTTTTCAACTCAATCCGCCATTATTATTAACAGCTAACTGTTTGTCCCTCAATTATTATTCATGCGGTGGCCCTGGGGTTGGGAGGGGGCCTATATTTTTTTACCTTTATCACATGCAATCCTCCACCCCATTAGCCGAACGCCTCCGCCCTACTTCGCTCGATAATTATATCGGGCAAAAGCATTTGGTGGGCGAAGGAGCTGTGCTGCGCAAGGCTATTGAAACAGGTATCATTCCCTCCATGATATTCTGGGGACCACCGGGGGTTGGGAAAACCACTTTAGCCAATATTATCGCGCACCAGTTCAAACGGCCCTTTTACGCCCTTAGTGCCATTAACTCGGGCGTAAAGGATATACGCGATGTAATTGAAAAAGCAAAAGGACAGAATTTTTTTGGAACAAATATACCGGTGCTGTTCATTGATGAAATTCACCGCTTCAGTAAGTCTCAGCAAGATTCATTGTTGGGAGCTGTTGAAAAGGGCGTTATTACATTAATAGGTGCGACAACGGAGAATCCGTCATTTGAAGTTATATCCGCCCTTTTATCGCGCTGCCAGGTTTACATTTTAAAACCCCTGGATAAAGATGATCTTATTCACTTGTTAGATATTGCCCTTTCAACTGATGAAGTTTTAAAACATAAAAACATCAAGATCACTGAACATGAAGCATTGTTGCGGCTTTCCGGAGGTGATGGACGTAAATTGTTAAATGTTCTTGAATTAGTTATTCAGTCAATTGGCACTGAAACAATAGAGATCACCAACGAAAAGGTGATGAACATTGTGCAGCAAAACCTGGCCATGTATGACAAGGGCGGTGAGCAGCATTACGATATTATTTCAGCATTTATAAAATCGATCCGGGGCAGCGACCCTAACGCGGCGGTTTATTGGCTGGCCCGGATGATAGAAGGCGGCGAAGATCCGTTATTCATCGCGCGCAGGATGGTGATACTGGCCTCTGAAGACATAGGTAATGCCAACCCTACCGCCTTGAT harbors:
- a CDS encoding replication-associated recombination protein A — protein: MQSSTPLAERLRPTSLDNYIGQKHLVGEGAVLRKAIETGIIPSMIFWGPPGVGKTTLANIIAHQFKRPFYALSAINSGVKDIRDVIEKAKGQNFFGTNIPVLFIDEIHRFSKSQQDSLLGAVEKGVITLIGATTENPSFEVISALLSRCQVYILKPLDKDDLIHLLDIALSTDEVLKHKNIKITEHEALLRLSGGDGRKLLNVLELVIQSIGTETIEITNEKVMNIVQQNLAMYDKGGEQHYDIISAFIKSIRGSDPNAAVYWLARMIEGGEDPLFIARRMVILASEDIGNANPTALIMANNCFQAVNVIGYPEARIILSQCATYMASSAKSNAAYEAINEAQALVKQTGDLPVPLHIRNAPTKLMKELGYGKEYKYSHGYENNFSEQEYLPDQVSGKKLYDPGNNAREKELRDYLRKMWGEKYGY